The DNA window CCGTAGCGGGCCAAGATCTTCTCGCGCTTACTCGGTTCGATGTTGACGGCGGTGATGTCACCTCGGTAGTGCTCCAACACTCTGTGGTCCATCACCTTTCGCCAGATCGGCGGGAAATAGGCGAGCGAAATCATGCTGGCGTAGCCGCTGGGCAGGTTCGGTGCACCTTCCATGCTGCGCAAGGTCTGGTAGCGCCGCGTCGGGTTTGCATGGTGGTCACTGTGTCGCTGGAGGTGGTACAGGAAGATGTTGGTGACGATGTGATCGGAATTCCAGCTGTGAGCAGGTGCGCAGCGCTCGTAGCGGCCCGAGGCGGTCTTGGCGCGGAGCAGTCCGTAGTGCTCCAGGTAGTTCACGGTCTCGAGCAGCGAGAAGCCGTAGACAGCCTGGATGACGAGGAACGGGAGGATGCTGACCCCGAACACTGCCGTCAGGACGCCGAAGAGAACCACGGACATGAGCCAGGCGTTGAGGACGTCGTTCCGAATGTTCCAGGTGGGCTTGCCGAGTCGTTCCATCCGCGTCTTCTCGATCTGCCACGAGGACTTCAGACTGCCCCACACGCTGCGGGGGAGAAAGCGCCAGAAGCTCTCGCCGAACTTGGAGCTCGCCGGATCCTCGGGGGTTGCCACGCGTACATGGTGGCCACGGTTGTGCTCGATGTAGAAGTGGCCGTAGAAGGTCTGGGCCAGTGTCACTTTGGACAGCCAGCGCTCGAGGCTGTCTTTCTTGTGCCCCATCTCGTGGGCAGTGTTGATGCCGACGCCGCCCATGACGCCGATGCTGATGGCCAGGCCGATCTTCGAGATCAGGCCGAGCCCGCCGTCGATGCCCAACCAGCTGAGATTGTCCGCAGTCCACAGGTAGCACGCGATGACGAGGCTGACGAGCTGGAACGGGATGTAGATGTACGTGCAATAGCGGTAGTACTTGTCGTTCTCCAGGGCTTCCATGACCTCGTCGGGCGGGTTCTGCCCATCCGGCCCGAAGAAGAGGTCGAGCAGCGGAAGCAGTCCGTAGACCAGCAGCGGGCCGATCCACCACCACACCGGTGACACAGCGTTCCAGCCCAGCATGTTGAATGCCCAGATCACTCCTAGCGCCATGAACACAGCCGTCGGCGGCACCAACCCCATGAGCCAGAGATATCGCTTCCTGTCACGCCACTCGTCGACCGGGGTACTCGACTGCGGGCTCATCTGCGTTGCCACGACGGAACTCCTCTGTTCAGGCGGACCCACCGGCCGAGCAGCCCAGTGGTGTCTATCACTTGATAGATGACAATACACCGAAAATGTAAACTGCCTAGACAAATTTCATGATTTGTCCAAACTGGTGTGACCGAGTGAGTGTCGATGTACCGCGAACAGCCGTAACGGGCGAATCGCAGTGGTCACAGTTGCGAAACATCACCGCTACGTCTGATTCGTACAGTTCGCTGGTTGGCTCCGCGAACAAGCCGTGGGGCACAGGCCGAGGGGTAGTAAGCGTATGAGTGGAAATACCGTTCGTCTGCAGGCGATCAAAGACGTCGAGGCATATGTACCGCCTGCGGTGAGTTTTGTCGGGGACGAGAAGCCGGGTGAGATCTTCGGTGAGAACGTCTTCAGCAAGGTCGTCATGCAGAAGCGCCTGCCCAAGTCCGTGTTCAAGTCGGTCATGGCCACTATCGACAAGGGTAAGAAGCTCGATCCGATGGTGGCCGACGCGGTCGCGTCGGCGATGAAGGATTGGGCTCTCGAGAAGGGTGCGACGCACTATGCGCACGTCTTCTACCCTCTCACCGGGTTGACGGCCGAGAAGCACGACAGCTTCTTCGACCCCGTCGGTGACGGAAGTGCGCTCGCCGAATTCGCCGGCAAGACCCTCATTCAGGGCGAGCCCGACGCGTCGAGCTTCCCCAACGGCGGTCTGCGTAACACGTTCGAGGCTCGCGGCTACACCGGCTGGGACGTCACCAGCCCGGCGTACGTTCTCGAGAACCCCAACGGCAACACACTGTGCATCCCGACGGTCTTCGTATCCATGACCGGCGAAGCGCTCGATCACAAGACGCCGCTGCTTCGTTCGCAGCAGGCGATGGGCGGTCATGCCGAGCGCATCCTGAAGCTCTTCGGGCACGAGAACATCGAGAACATCGTCTCGTTCTGCGGTCCGGAGCAGGAGTACTTCCTCGTCGACCGGCACTTCTTCCTCGCCCGGCCCGATCTGCTCAACGCCGGACGCACGCTGTTCGGCTCCAAGCCGCCGAAGGGCCAGGAATTCGACGATCACTACTTCGGTGCGATCCCCGAGCGCGTGCTCGGCTTCATGATGGACACCGAACGTGAGCTGTTCAAGCTCGGTATTCCGGCCAAGACTCGGCACAACGAGGTTGCGCCGGGGCAGTTCGAGATCGCACCGATGTTCGAGCGAGGCAATATCGCGGCGGACCATCAGCAGCTGCTGATGACGACGTTCAAGACGATCGCCAAGAAGCACGGCATGGAATGTCTGTTCCACGAGAAGCCGTTCGAAGGTGTCAACGGCTCCGGCAAACACGTCAACTTCTCGCTCGGCAACTCCGATCTCGGGTCGTTGCTCGTTCCCGGAGACAACCCGCACGACAACGCTCAGTTCCTGGTGTTCTGTGCGGCAGTCATCAGAGCCGTCCACAAATACGGTGGTCTGCTGCGCGCCTCGGTGGCGTCGGCGACCAACGATCACCGACTCGGCGCCAACGAGGCTCCGCCCGCGATCATCTCGATCTTCCTCGGGGACCAGCTCGCCGATGTGTTCGATCAGATCGCCAAGGGCGCGGCAACGTCGTCGAAGGGCAAGGGCACCATGATGATCGGTGCCGACACTCTGCCCGTGCTACCGACAGACCCGGGTGACCGCAACCGCACGAGCCCGTTTGCTTTCACCGGCAACAGGTTCGAGTTCCGTGCCCCCGGCTCGATGCAGACCGTCAACGGTCCGATGGTCACGATCAACACGATCATGGCCGAGGCTCTCGACTACATGGCGACCAACCTCGAAGCCGCCGTCGCCGACGGAACCGACTTCGATACTGCCGTGCAGAACTTGCTGACGGAGATCATCACCGAGCACGGCGCCGTGGTGTTCAACGGTGACGGATACTCCGACAACTGGCAGGTCGAGGCAGAGGCGCGTGGACTACCCAACCTGCGGACCACACTCGACGCGCTCCCCGAACTCATCAGTGAATCCTCGATGGAGCTCTTCGAGAAGTACAAGGTCTTCAATCACCGAGAGATGCACTCGCGTTACGAGATCGGCCTGGAGCAGTATGCACTGACGGTATTCGTCGAAGCACGGTTGACGCTGGAGATGGGACAGACGTCCATCCTTCCGGCTGCTGTTCGCTACCAGACCGAGTTGGCGCAGAACGTATCTGCGCTCAAGGCTGCAGGCGTCGATGCCGACATGGCAGCGCTCGAAGCCGTAACTGTTCCGCTCGGCGAACTGAAAGCTGCCTTGGCATCGCTGAAATCTGCATTGGAAAGCGAACCGGGCGGCGACGCGTTGGCGGAAGCGGAGCATGCGAAGGAGGCTCTGTTGCCGGCTATGGCCGCGGTTCGATCGGCAGCCGACGTTCTCGAATCAATGGTGGCCGACGATCTGTGGCCGCTTCCGACGTACCAGGAGATGCTGTACATCCTGTAAGCGTGACTCAGTAGACAGGCGGCTCAGCCGCAGTGGCAGGGGCGGCTCCGCCGCAGTGACAGGGGCGGCTCCGCCGCAGTGGCACGGTTGAGTGCACAGGACGGGCTGTTGCGTTTTGATGGTGGGGTGTCTCGAGTGTCGAGGCACCCCATTGTCGGTGGTGGGGAACAATGGGGTGGTGGCGAAGGGTTATCGACCGGTCGATCGTGATCAACAGTTTCTGATTCCACCGGATATGCGGGAGTGGCTTTCTCCGACGCATCCGGTGTGGACACTGATCGACATCGTCGACCGGCATCTGGACACCTCGGTCTTTCATGCCGGTCGACGCACCGGCGGTGTCGGCCGCGCCGGCTACAACCCGGACATGCTGCTGACACTGTTGATCTGGGCCTGGTCGAAGGGGATGCGGTCCTCACGTCAGATCGAATCGGCCTGCACCGATGTGGTGTCCTACCGGGTCATCTGCGCCGGTGATGCCCCCGACCACGCCACGATTTCGCGTTTCCGCAAGGACAACCACGGCGCCTGCGAGGAACTGTTCACCCAGGTGTTGACGGTGGCCGCGCGGGTCGGGTTGGGGTCGTTGGGCACGATCGCTCTCGACGGCGTCAAGATCGCCTCGAACGCCTCGATCAACGCCAACCGCAGTGCGGAGGGACTACGAGCTGCTGCCGACGCCGAAGCGGCGCAGGCCAGGGCACGCAGGATCGCTGCAGCAGCGGTCCAAGCACATGCCGATGTCGATGCCGCCGAGGACGAACTCTACGGCGAGGACGATCCCGGGCCGGGTCAGGTGCCCGAAGAGTTGGCCGACCCGACTTCACGTGCGAAGCGGATCGCCGAAGCAT is part of the Rhodococcus sovatensis genome and encodes:
- a CDS encoding glutamine synthetase III, yielding MSGNTVRLQAIKDVEAYVPPAVSFVGDEKPGEIFGENVFSKVVMQKRLPKSVFKSVMATIDKGKKLDPMVADAVASAMKDWALEKGATHYAHVFYPLTGLTAEKHDSFFDPVGDGSALAEFAGKTLIQGEPDASSFPNGGLRNTFEARGYTGWDVTSPAYVLENPNGNTLCIPTVFVSMTGEALDHKTPLLRSQQAMGGHAERILKLFGHENIENIVSFCGPEQEYFLVDRHFFLARPDLLNAGRTLFGSKPPKGQEFDDHYFGAIPERVLGFMMDTERELFKLGIPAKTRHNEVAPGQFEIAPMFERGNIAADHQQLLMTTFKTIAKKHGMECLFHEKPFEGVNGSGKHVNFSLGNSDLGSLLVPGDNPHDNAQFLVFCAAVIRAVHKYGGLLRASVASATNDHRLGANEAPPAIISIFLGDQLADVFDQIAKGAATSSKGKGTMMIGADTLPVLPTDPGDRNRTSPFAFTGNRFEFRAPGSMQTVNGPMVTINTIMAEALDYMATNLEAAVADGTDFDTAVQNLLTEIITEHGAVVFNGDGYSDNWQVEAEARGLPNLRTTLDALPELISESSMELFEKYKVFNHREMHSRYEIGLEQYALTVFVEARLTLEMGQTSILPAAVRYQTELAQNVSALKAAGVDADMAALEAVTVPLGELKAALASLKSALESEPGGDALAEAEHAKEALLPAMAAVRSAADVLESMVADDLWPLPTYQEMLYIL
- a CDS encoding alkane 1-monooxygenase, which gives rise to MSPQSSTPVDEWRDRKRYLWLMGLVPPTAVFMALGVIWAFNMLGWNAVSPVWWWIGPLLVYGLLPLLDLFFGPDGQNPPDEVMEALENDKYYRYCTYIYIPFQLVSLVIACYLWTADNLSWLGIDGGLGLISKIGLAISIGVMGGVGINTAHEMGHKKDSLERWLSKVTLAQTFYGHFYIEHNRGHHVRVATPEDPASSKFGESFWRFLPRSVWGSLKSSWQIEKTRMERLGKPTWNIRNDVLNAWLMSVVLFGVLTAVFGVSILPFLVIQAVYGFSLLETVNYLEHYGLLRAKTASGRYERCAPAHSWNSDHIVTNIFLYHLQRHSDHHANPTRRYQTLRSMEGAPNLPSGYASMISLAYFPPIWRKVMDHRVLEHYRGDITAVNIEPSKREKILARYGADSGNE